The following coding sequences lie in one Kribbella sp. NBC_00709 genomic window:
- a CDS encoding NucA/NucB deoxyribonuclease domain-containing protein: MPPKANCAGIEVMPTPQAVTWPDTCNPALTNTTPWIALDRRNACDHVAFLITVVDVNTGEETGRSVMHAANKMLASTTAPNWSVPVDVTVRSSTTPVGRPTGSTATFVPCATDCAASSVSYAAVNASYWRGSATLSATPMASNTWREHVFGQWHVTFSNPQWITTTSVDLYTADSRCDNAYGGSAANCVFPNVPATMSFSLAVNAEFNNHVQRALLSGLPGMAGSTTYLHKVFSPSVARKNGDTACPQSLPRPAQKQCDEYPFRSTYEGAYTSGDPTPRSFPGCEMDDPERTGPSGFSRCFINETQNGSAGAYLVNFYRAQRMLANDPFQIEFV, from the coding sequence ATGCCGCCGAAGGCAAACTGCGCGGGAATCGAGGTCATGCCTACGCCACAGGCCGTCACCTGGCCCGATACGTGCAATCCAGCCCTCACCAACACGACGCCTTGGATCGCACTCGACCGACGCAACGCCTGTGACCATGTCGCCTTCCTGATCACCGTCGTCGATGTGAACACTGGCGAAGAGACGGGTCGCTCGGTGATGCACGCGGCCAACAAGATGCTCGCCAGCACCACCGCTCCGAACTGGAGCGTCCCCGTCGACGTCACTGTTCGGTCGTCGACGACTCCGGTCGGGCGGCCGACCGGGAGCACCGCAACCTTCGTGCCGTGCGCCACGGACTGCGCCGCTTCGAGCGTCTCCTATGCTGCGGTCAATGCCTCATACTGGCGTGGATCAGCCACCCTGTCGGCCACACCGATGGCATCGAACACCTGGCGCGAACACGTCTTCGGCCAGTGGCACGTCACCTTCAGCAACCCGCAATGGATCACGACGACGTCGGTCGATCTCTACACCGCCGACTCACGCTGCGACAACGCCTACGGTGGGAGCGCCGCCAACTGCGTGTTCCCGAACGTACCCGCCACAATGTCCTTCTCGTTGGCCGTCAATGCGGAATTCAACAACCACGTGCAACGAGCACTGCTGTCCGGACTGCCCGGTATGGCAGGCTCCACGACCTACCTCCACAAAGTCTTCTCGCCGTCGGTCGCGAGGAAGAACGGGGACACCGCTTGTCCTCAGAGTCTTCCCCGGCCGGCACAGAAGCAGTGCGACGAGTACCCGTTCCGCAGTACCTATGAGGGCGCCTACACCAGCGGCGATCCAACCCCACGCAGCTTCCCAGGCTGCGAGATGGATGACCCCGAGCGCACTGGTCCGAGTGGCTTCAGCCGCTGCTTCATCAATGAAACGCAGAACGGCTCAGCAGGGGCATACCTGGTCAACTTCTACCGGGCGCAGCGCATGCTGGCCAACGATCCGTTCCAGATAGAGTTCGTGTAG
- a CDS encoding type IV secretory system conjugative DNA transfer family protein, with protein MPYWTALAGVVALPIVGGLLGARLLQGRRSTHANRRRALALRPGLATSAEVESAVGRRQVVRRGRTARPQAPTRSPGEVGTLLGRSHGHDCWASVEDSRIDVGPPRSGKGLHQIIGGIIDAPGAVVTTSTRPDNLAATLELRQGMGPVAVFDPQGLGRVEGIRWSPVRGCENPTTAMVRASGLAAGAGFTKGGVTDGAFWHGQTEMALRGLLHAAALDDCGIDQLYRWSLEPASATEAVTILNRSDEAAEGWGDTLDGIVRMDGRTRDAIWAGVRSALSALADPAVRRSFDPPPGEGLDPASFIRERGTIYLLGTGAGASATSAFIAALLEDITECARQLAAHNPGGRLEPPLGLVLDEIANLCAVPSLPGLMADGGGSGISTHVVIQSLAQARERWGEQAAAAMWDAATLRLILGGSAQPRDLQDLAAVCGERDEEIRNWSRGPDGGRTTSTSTRRIPILPPDVIRTIPFGTGILLARTAPPILLTMTPWTDRPDADQIRDSIGKAILR; from the coding sequence GTGCCCTACTGGACAGCCCTGGCCGGCGTTGTTGCCTTGCCCATCGTCGGCGGTCTGCTCGGTGCGCGACTGTTGCAGGGTCGCCGGTCAACCCACGCGAATCGCCGGCGCGCGCTCGCGCTACGCCCTGGTCTGGCGACAAGCGCTGAGGTCGAGTCTGCGGTCGGGCGCCGACAGGTCGTACGGCGAGGGCGTACCGCCCGCCCGCAAGCACCCACCCGATCGCCCGGCGAGGTCGGAACACTTCTCGGCCGGTCCCACGGACATGATTGCTGGGCGTCCGTCGAGGACTCCCGCATCGATGTCGGTCCACCGCGATCCGGCAAGGGGCTCCACCAAATCATCGGCGGGATCATCGATGCTCCCGGTGCCGTCGTCACCACGTCGACCCGTCCCGACAACCTCGCTGCCACCCTTGAGCTCCGTCAGGGGATGGGTCCCGTTGCCGTGTTCGACCCTCAAGGCCTTGGCCGTGTCGAAGGCATCCGCTGGTCACCCGTCCGCGGATGCGAGAACCCCACCACCGCGATGGTTCGCGCCAGCGGGCTCGCCGCCGGTGCCGGCTTCACCAAAGGCGGCGTCACAGACGGAGCGTTCTGGCACGGCCAGACCGAGATGGCACTCCGTGGACTCCTGCACGCCGCAGCTCTCGACGACTGCGGCATCGATCAGCTCTACCGGTGGAGCCTCGAACCAGCCTCCGCAACAGAAGCCGTCACCATCCTCAACCGCTCCGACGAGGCCGCCGAAGGCTGGGGCGACACCCTCGACGGCATCGTCCGCATGGACGGCCGCACCCGCGACGCCATCTGGGCCGGCGTTCGCTCAGCCCTGTCCGCCCTCGCCGACCCTGCCGTACGACGCTCCTTCGACCCACCGCCCGGCGAAGGACTCGACCCCGCCTCATTCATTCGCGAACGCGGCACCATCTACCTGCTCGGCACCGGAGCCGGCGCCAGCGCCACCTCGGCCTTCATCGCCGCCCTACTCGAAGACATCACCGAGTGCGCCCGGCAACTCGCGGCCCACAACCCCGGCGGCCGCCTCGAGCCACCGCTGGGCCTGGTCCTAGACGAGATCGCCAACCTCTGCGCCGTACCGTCCCTCCCCGGGCTCATGGCCGACGGCGGCGGCTCCGGCATCTCCACCCATGTGGTCATCCAGTCCCTGGCTCAGGCCCGCGAGCGCTGGGGCGAACAAGCCGCAGCGGCCATGTGGGACGCCGCAACCCTCCGCCTCATCCTCGGCGGTTCCGCCCAACCCCGCGACCTCCAAGACCTGGCCGCGGTCTGCGGCGAACGCGACGAAGAGATCCGCAACTGGAGCCGCGGCCCCGACGGCGGCCGAACCACGTCCACCAGCACCCGCCGAATCCCTATCCTCCCGCCCGACGTCATCCGCACCATCCCCTTCGGCACCGGCATCCTCCTCGCCCGGACAGCCCCGCCCATCCTCCTCACCATGACTCCTTGGACCGACCGACCCGACGCCGACCAGATCCGCGACAGCATCGGCAAGGCCATCCTCCGATGA
- a CDS encoding ATP-binding protein, with protein MDTHRATTRVLRVAYPFLAEGGLGADGTYIGSDVFSGGSFVYDPWVFYQDRVITNPNVLLAGVIGSGKSSTAKALITRSIALGHKAYVPCDPKGEWTAVAEAMGGVTIKLGPGLPTRLNPLDAGRKPSTVDADEWQRIVWSRRRALLGTLAESTLGRPLAAVEHTALDLALETVSSQVASPTVPDVVVALFTPDSAFARRAGLQTTSLTDDGRQVAHAIRRLVHGDMSGMFDGPSTTEFDPTLPMVTLDSSWLGSGGNDEALRLTLACASSWLESAVADPAGGNRYIVYDEGWRVMRDPALLRRMQEQWKLSRAWGVSNILIVHRLSDLAAVGDLGSEARALAEGLLADCSTRIMLRQEPDQLARTASLLGLTDVEIATIGKLPKGRALWRLPNRSFVVQLVRHAREVELFDTDARM; from the coding sequence GTGGACACCCACCGTGCCACGACCAGGGTGCTTCGGGTCGCCTACCCGTTCCTGGCCGAAGGCGGGTTGGGTGCCGATGGCACCTACATCGGCTCCGACGTCTTCAGCGGCGGATCGTTCGTCTACGACCCCTGGGTGTTCTATCAGGACCGCGTCATCACTAACCCGAACGTCTTGCTGGCCGGGGTGATCGGCAGCGGCAAGTCGTCGACGGCCAAGGCGCTCATCACCCGTTCCATTGCCCTCGGCCACAAAGCGTACGTGCCCTGTGACCCGAAGGGAGAGTGGACAGCAGTCGCCGAGGCGATGGGCGGCGTCACCATCAAGCTTGGACCAGGACTCCCCACCCGACTCAACCCACTGGATGCCGGCCGCAAACCGTCCACGGTCGATGCGGACGAATGGCAACGGATCGTCTGGTCACGCCGTCGAGCCCTGCTAGGAACACTCGCCGAATCGACCCTCGGCCGTCCGCTGGCCGCGGTGGAACACACCGCGCTGGACCTCGCGCTGGAGACCGTGTCCAGCCAGGTCGCGTCGCCGACAGTCCCGGATGTCGTGGTCGCTCTCTTCACCCCAGACTCGGCCTTCGCACGACGTGCCGGTCTGCAGACAACGAGCCTGACCGACGATGGCCGGCAGGTCGCCCACGCGATCCGCCGGCTGGTGCACGGCGACATGTCCGGGATGTTCGACGGCCCCTCTACGACGGAGTTCGACCCAACGCTGCCGATGGTCACCCTCGACTCCTCATGGCTCGGAAGCGGCGGCAACGACGAGGCGCTGCGCCTGACCCTTGCGTGCGCATCGTCGTGGTTGGAGTCCGCTGTCGCCGACCCAGCAGGTGGCAACCGCTACATCGTCTACGACGAAGGCTGGCGAGTAATGCGTGATCCCGCGCTGCTTCGCAGGATGCAGGAACAGTGGAAGCTCTCGCGCGCCTGGGGCGTGTCCAACATCCTCATCGTGCATCGCCTGTCCGACCTCGCCGCTGTCGGTGACCTTGGCTCCGAAGCCCGTGCTCTGGCCGAAGGCCTGCTGGCGGACTGTTCGACCAGGATCATGCTCCGCCAGGAGCCCGACCAGCTCGCCCGAACGGCGAGCCTCCTCGGCCTGACCGACGTCGAGATCGCGACCATCGGCAAGCTGCCCAAAGGTCGGGCGTTGTGGCGGCTACCCAACCGGTCCTTCGTCGTGCAACTGGTCCGCCATGCCCGTGAAGTCGAACTCTTCGACACCGATGCCCGGATGTAG
- a CDS encoding SCO6880 family protein has translation MQVALLLTAVLLAALAIATQLTPLAKAAGLAMAPVCIAAAFARAEELPVYRWLLLRAAHGWRSLRGQQSYRARVMEPRKHGRLQLPGESGALRIMTSSTGLGVVHDPRSRRLIAVARIEGPAHLLQNADEQDRRVAAYGRLIAGLCQGNRIARAQILERTLPDPGDELGEWAKKRKVDPRTTAGAMYTELLGRAAPTAARHETLFSFAVNLDAVSREVRKHGGGLIGATAVLESEARAFQTSLAAAGVAGAWLSAGDLAASLRVAFDPAATRTLQKPMALDAVDAGPFAVDAGWDQLRTDSSLHRVYVITEWPRIRATPSFLSPLLLKPGIRRTFTLVIEPIPMAKALRDARRHQVERISDRATRNRIGQLETEEDRQLDADVAQRERDLAAGHGDVRWLGLVVVSADSEDALDDACMEVEIAAGQALLDLRRLAGQQMEGFLAGALPFGVGL, from the coding sequence ATGCAGGTCGCGCTGCTGCTGACCGCCGTCCTGTTAGCGGCGCTGGCGATCGCTACACAACTGACCCCATTGGCGAAGGCGGCTGGGTTGGCGATGGCTCCGGTCTGCATCGCGGCCGCCTTTGCTCGAGCTGAGGAGTTGCCGGTGTACAGATGGCTCTTGCTGAGGGCCGCACATGGTTGGCGATCGCTGCGCGGGCAGCAGTCCTACCGTGCACGCGTCATGGAGCCGCGTAAGCATGGACGCCTGCAGTTGCCGGGTGAGAGCGGCGCGTTGCGGATCATGACTTCGAGCACCGGGCTTGGTGTCGTTCACGATCCGCGCAGTCGACGCTTGATCGCGGTTGCCCGGATCGAGGGGCCGGCGCATCTGTTGCAGAACGCCGATGAGCAAGATCGGCGGGTCGCGGCGTACGGGCGTCTGATCGCCGGCCTATGCCAGGGCAACCGGATCGCACGGGCACAGATTCTCGAGCGCACGCTCCCGGACCCCGGCGACGAGCTGGGGGAGTGGGCCAAGAAGCGCAAGGTAGACCCTCGGACTACAGCCGGAGCGATGTACACCGAATTGCTAGGGCGCGCGGCACCCACCGCTGCCCGGCACGAGACTCTCTTCAGCTTCGCGGTGAATCTCGACGCGGTGTCGCGCGAGGTGCGCAAGCACGGCGGCGGCTTGATCGGCGCCACGGCCGTGCTCGAATCTGAGGCGCGCGCGTTCCAGACCTCGCTCGCCGCGGCTGGCGTGGCTGGTGCGTGGCTGAGCGCCGGAGACCTCGCAGCGAGTCTGCGGGTCGCATTCGATCCGGCCGCGACGCGCACCCTTCAGAAGCCGATGGCACTCGACGCGGTGGATGCAGGTCCGTTCGCAGTGGACGCGGGATGGGATCAGTTGAGAACCGACTCGTCATTGCACAGGGTGTACGTCATCACGGAGTGGCCGCGGATCCGGGCGACTCCGTCGTTCCTGAGCCCGTTGCTGCTGAAGCCAGGCATTCGCCGTACCTTCACCCTGGTCATCGAGCCGATCCCGATGGCCAAGGCGCTGCGGGACGCACGGCGTCATCAGGTCGAGCGCATCAGCGATCGGGCCACACGCAATCGGATCGGGCAGCTGGAGACCGAGGAAGACCGCCAGCTCGATGCTGACGTGGCACAGCGGGAGCGTGACCTGGCCGCCGGCCACGGTGATGTGCGCTGGCTCGGGCTGGTCGTCGTCTCGGCCGATTCAGAGGATGCGTTGGACGACGCGTGCATGGAGGTTGAGATCGCAGCGGGTCAGGCTCTACTCGACCTGCGGCGGTTGGCCGGCCAGCAGATGGAAGGCTTCCTGGCTGGTGCGCTGCCTTTCGGGGTCGGGCTCTGA
- a CDS encoding DUF6112 family protein, with product MRQLVIMQDPGVSPNASGLPGLPEVRTLAGATITFALVACVVALIISAAAWALGNINSNPHVASKGRVGVLASLGAAILIGSANSLIRFFSGIVIG from the coding sequence ATGCGGCAGCTGGTCATCATGCAGGACCCGGGCGTCAGCCCGAACGCCAGCGGTCTGCCAGGGCTGCCGGAGGTACGGACGCTGGCCGGTGCGACGATCACGTTCGCGCTCGTAGCTTGCGTCGTCGCGCTGATCATCTCGGCGGCTGCATGGGCCTTGGGCAACATCAACAGCAACCCGCACGTCGCCAGCAAAGGACGAGTCGGCGTCCTGGCGTCGCTTGGTGCCGCGATCTTGATCGGCTCGGCCAACAGTCTGATCCGCTTCTTCAGCGGCATTGTCATCGGCTGA